In Eubalaena glacialis isolate mEubGla1 chromosome 4, mEubGla1.1.hap2.+ XY, whole genome shotgun sequence, one DNA window encodes the following:
- the DNAJB1 gene encoding dnaJ homolog subfamily B member 1, with protein sequence MGKDYYQTLGLARGASDEEIKRAYRRQALRYHPDKNKEPGAEEKFKEIAEAYDVLSDPRKREIFDRYGEEGLKGSGPSGGSSGGANGTSFSYTFHGDPHAMFAEFFGGRNPFDTFFGQRNGEEGMDIDDAFSGFPMGMGGFTNMNFGRSRPAQEPTRRKQDPPVTHDLRVSLEEIYSGCTKKMKISHKRLNPDGKSIRNEDKILTIEVKRGWKEGTKITFPKEGDQTSNNIPADIVFVLKDKPHNIFKRDGSDVIYPARITLREALCGCTVNVPTLDGRTIPVVFKDVIRPGMRRKVPGEGLPLPKMPEKRGDLIIEFEVIFPERIPQTSRTVLEQVLPI encoded by the exons ATGGGCAAGGACTATTACCAGACGCTGGGCCTGGCCCGCGGTGCGTCGGATGAGGAGATCAAGAGGGCCTACCGTCGCCAGGCGCTGCGTTACCACCCGGACAAGAACAAGGAGCCCGGCGCCGAGGAGAAGTTCAAGGAGATCGCCGAGGCCTACGACGTGCTCAGCGACCCGCGCAAGCGCGAGATCTTCGACCGCTATGGGGAGGAAG gCCTAAAGGGCAGTGGCCCCAGTGGCGGGAGCAGCGGTGGTGCTAACGGTACCTCTTTCAGCTACACATTCCATGGAGACCCTCACGCCATGTTTGCTGAGTTCTTCGGTGGCCGAAATCCCTTTGACACCTTTTTTGGGCAGCGCAACGGGGAGGAAGGCATGGACATCGATGACGCATTCTCAGGCTTCCCCATGGGCATGGGTGGCTTCACCAACATGAACTTTGGCCGCTCCCGCCCTGCCCAAGAGCCCACCCGAAGGAAGCAAGATCCCCCTGTCACCCATGACCTTAGGGTATCACTTGAAGAGATCTATAGCGGCTgtaccaagaaaatgaaaatctctcATAAGCGGCTGAACCCTGATGGAAAGAGCATTCGCAACGAAGACAAAATCTTGACCATTGAAGTGAAGCGGGGGTGGAAAGAAGGGACCAAAATCACCTTCCCCAAGGAAGGAGACCAGACCTCCAACAACATTCCAGCCGACATCGTCTTTGTTTTAAAGGACAAGCCACACAATATCTTTAAGAGAGATGGCTCTGATGTCATTTACCCAGCCAGGATCACCCTTCGGGAG GCTCTGTGTGGCTGTACAGTGAATGTCCCAACTCTGGACGGCAGGACCATACCTGTTGTATTCAAAGATGTCATCAGGCCTGGCATGCGGCGAAAAGTTCCTGGAGAAGGACTTCCTCTCCCCAAAATGCCCGAGAAACGTGGGGACCTCATTATTGAGTTTGAAGTGATCTTCCCCGAAAGGATTCCCCAGACATCAAGAACCGTTCTTGAGCAGGTTCTTCCGATATAG